One stretch of Pomacea canaliculata isolate SZHN2017 linkage group LG1, ASM307304v1, whole genome shotgun sequence DNA includes these proteins:
- the LOC112566173 gene encoding probable DNA primase large subunit isoform X3, which produces MFVITACRGLLVGGDPEMSSFFCRAETALFDYWFSSMSEEELNMFLNEACSIMRKDCKRILACPSDFQGDRSSILSVFSSIKHSAGSLKSVIKSYLVQSTEMSILLPFQSVTRLLKKRLVILEKGMAKVASCRLPDVMVEQFYALMKISTKQAKQAHISAIKDDRMRILWIKLKHIYRSKHPTSGKHFYTRHLSLSDIDAMSFTYPLCMKSLLTSLREKHRLQHSARIQLTLFLKEMGLPIHHALAMWQQEYSQDPGAGSKGGHAWQTNYKRYIYNIRHLYGLEGARRNYQAHCCAALQQRLLSCNDEGGCPFSHWDDKHLSAELNNLGMQDTEITQVLELRKTRETLAACSFCLQFTVAKRSRQLLINSNIQLIDKKEKAMTGDKETLLVANHAQSERTGVEHLESDHTLSKADVDDSGKNAEGEEQIKISNAASRLISNCKRKSGLNCEPACTGPKRAVSTIHCSRLPVENKNFGGTFMQILDQQSLPLKNSQACEPRFPHVCLNSCCVTTSNLDASKNNRLFPSDYCETQQKFYIKSCTDCDGNAAREHNIQGTQEAHTMESIFFPSISPTSCFEHQPSCPESRAPYEGTSSSPAIIRKPVDYFHICYSRLLHGVSS; this is translated from the exons ATGTTTGTTATTACTGCCTGTCGAGG GCTACTTGTTGGAGGAGATCCAGAAATGTCCTCCTTTTTCTGTAGAGCAGAGACTGCACTCTTTGACTATTGGTTTTCCAGCATGAGTGAGGAAGAGTTAAATATGTTCCTAAATGAAGCCTGCAGCATTATGAGAAAAGACTGCAAAAGAATACTTGCTTGTCCATCAGATTTTCAAGGAGATAGGAGCAGTATACTTTCTGTTTTTAGCAGCATCAAACACTCAGCTGGAAGCTTGAAAAGTGTTATAAAATCTTACTTGGTGCAGTCTACAGAAATGTCTATCTTACTACCCTTCCAGTCTGTGACTAGACTGTTGAAGAAGAGGCTAGTTATCCTAGAAAAAGGCATGGCAAAAGTGGCATCCTGTAGGCTACCTGATGTGATGGTGGAACAGTTCTACGCACTGATGAAGATTTCTACCAAACAAGCAAAGCAGGCACACATTTCTGCTATTAAGGATGACAGAATGAGAATTCTCTGGATAAAGCTGAAG CACATATACAGGAGTAAGCATCCAACATCTGGCAAGCATTTTTATACACGCCATTTGTCACTATCGGATATTGACGCCATGTCTTTTACCTATCCTTTGTGCATGAAAAGCCTTCTGACTTCACTGAGGGAAAAGCATCGTCTTCAGCACAGTGCACGT ATTCAGCTGACCTTATTCCTAAAAGAGATGGGTCTTCCCATTCACCATGCCCTAGCTATGTGGCAGCAGGAGTACAGTCAGGATCCAGGTGCTGGCAGTAAAGGGGGCCATGCATGGCAGACCAATTATAAGCGCTATATCTACAACATTCGGCATCTCTATGGTCTGGAAGGAGCTAGACGAAACTATCAAGCTCACTGCTGCGCTGCCTTGCAG CAAAGATTGCTAAGCTGCAATGATGAAGGAGGCTGTCCATTTTCTCACTGGGATGACAAGCATCTGTCAGCAGAATTGAATAATCTAGGAATGCAGGACACTGAAATCACCCAAGTGTTAGAACTGCGAAAAACTAGAGAAACCTTGGCTGCTTGCTCCTTCTGCCTGCAATTTACTGTTGCAAAGAGAAGTAGACAGTTGCTAATCAACTCTAATATTCAGCTCatagacaaaaaagaaaaggccATGACTGGAGACAAAGAGACATTACTTGTTGCTAACCATGCACAATCTGAAAGGACAGGGGTAGAGCACCTTGAAAGTGATCACACTCTATCTAAAGCAGATGTTGATGACTCAGGGAAGAATGCTGAAGGGGAAGAACAGATTAAGATCAGCAACGCTGCTTCAAGACTGATAAGTAACTGTAAGAGAAAAAGTGGTCTAAATTGTGAGCCTGCCTGCACAGGCCCAAAAAGGGCCGTAAGTACAATTCATTGCAGCAGATTACCTGTTGAAAACAAGAATTTTGGTGGTACCTTCATGCAGATTTTAGATCAACAAAGTCTGCCATTAAAGAATAGTCAAGCATGTGAACCCAGATTTCCTCATGTGTGCCTAAATTCCTGCTGTGTCACTACCAGTAACTTGGATGCAAGTAAAAATAATCGCCTCTTTCCATCTGATTACTGTGAGACACAACagaaattttacattaaaagttGTACAGACTGCGATGGCAATGCTGCACGTGAACATAATATACAAGGCACGCAAGAAGCACACACAatggaaagtatttttttccctAGCATCTCTCCTACTAGCTGCTTTGAGCACCAGCCTTCTTGCCCTGAAAGTAGAGCCCCTTATGAAGGAACTTCATCATCACCTGCAATTATTAGAAAGCCAGTTGACTACTTCCATATCTGCTACAGCAGACTCCTGCATGGGGTGTCATCTTGA
- the LOC112566173 gene encoding probable DNA primase large subunit isoform X1: protein MTLYVQPPRGFISWQKLENFALTRLEFLLKVDSTQGDIRRLHQLFCEASVVQNSDCLIPGSVNDKVSHFIVRLLVGGDPEMSSFFCRAETALFDYWFSSMSEEELNMFLNEACSIMRKDCKRILACPSDFQGDRSSILSVFSSIKHSAGSLKSVIKSYLVQSTEMSILLPFQSVTRLLKKRLVILEKGMAKVASCRLPDVMVEQFYALMKISTKQAKQAHISAIKDDRMRILWIKLKHIYRSKHPTSGKHFYTRHLSLSDIDAMSFTYPLCMKSLLTSLREKHRLQHSARIQLTLFLKEMGLPIHHALAMWQQEYSQDPGAGSKGGHAWQTNYKRYIYNIRHLYGLEGARRNYQAHCCAALQQRLLSCNDEGGCPFSHWDDKHLSAELNNLGMQDTEITQVLELRKTRETLAACSFCLQFTVAKRSRQLLINSNIQLIDKKEKAMTGDKETLLVANHAQSERTGVEHLESDHTLSKADVDDSGKNAEGEEQIKISNAASRLISNCKRKSGLNCEPACTGPKRAVSTIHCSRLPVENKNFGGTFMQILDQQSLPLKNSQACEPRFPHVCLNSCCVTTSNLDASKNNRLFPSDYCETQQKFYIKSCTDCDGNAAREHNIQGTQEAHTMESIFFPSISPTSCFEHQPSCPESRAPYEGTSSSPAIIRKPVDYFHICYSRLLHGVSS, encoded by the exons ATGACGCTTTATGTTCAACCTCCACGTGGCTTTATTTCATGGCAAAAACTAGAAAACTTTGCCTTGACGAGGCTTGAATTTTTGTTGAAAGTCGACTCTACTCAAGGGGATATACGTCGTCTGCATCAGTTGTTCTGTGAAGCATCTGTAGTCCAGAATAGTGACTGCCTTATTCCGGGTTCAGTTAACGATAAGGTATCGCACTTCATTGTAAG GCTACTTGTTGGAGGAGATCCAGAAATGTCCTCCTTTTTCTGTAGAGCAGAGACTGCACTCTTTGACTATTGGTTTTCCAGCATGAGTGAGGAAGAGTTAAATATGTTCCTAAATGAAGCCTGCAGCATTATGAGAAAAGACTGCAAAAGAATACTTGCTTGTCCATCAGATTTTCAAGGAGATAGGAGCAGTATACTTTCTGTTTTTAGCAGCATCAAACACTCAGCTGGAAGCTTGAAAAGTGTTATAAAATCTTACTTGGTGCAGTCTACAGAAATGTCTATCTTACTACCCTTCCAGTCTGTGACTAGACTGTTGAAGAAGAGGCTAGTTATCCTAGAAAAAGGCATGGCAAAAGTGGCATCCTGTAGGCTACCTGATGTGATGGTGGAACAGTTCTACGCACTGATGAAGATTTCTACCAAACAAGCAAAGCAGGCACACATTTCTGCTATTAAGGATGACAGAATGAGAATTCTCTGGATAAAGCTGAAG CACATATACAGGAGTAAGCATCCAACATCTGGCAAGCATTTTTATACACGCCATTTGTCACTATCGGATATTGACGCCATGTCTTTTACCTATCCTTTGTGCATGAAAAGCCTTCTGACTTCACTGAGGGAAAAGCATCGTCTTCAGCACAGTGCACGT ATTCAGCTGACCTTATTCCTAAAAGAGATGGGTCTTCCCATTCACCATGCCCTAGCTATGTGGCAGCAGGAGTACAGTCAGGATCCAGGTGCTGGCAGTAAAGGGGGCCATGCATGGCAGACCAATTATAAGCGCTATATCTACAACATTCGGCATCTCTATGGTCTGGAAGGAGCTAGACGAAACTATCAAGCTCACTGCTGCGCTGCCTTGCAG CAAAGATTGCTAAGCTGCAATGATGAAGGAGGCTGTCCATTTTCTCACTGGGATGACAAGCATCTGTCAGCAGAATTGAATAATCTAGGAATGCAGGACACTGAAATCACCCAAGTGTTAGAACTGCGAAAAACTAGAGAAACCTTGGCTGCTTGCTCCTTCTGCCTGCAATTTACTGTTGCAAAGAGAAGTAGACAGTTGCTAATCAACTCTAATATTCAGCTCatagacaaaaaagaaaaggccATGACTGGAGACAAAGAGACATTACTTGTTGCTAACCATGCACAATCTGAAAGGACAGGGGTAGAGCACCTTGAAAGTGATCACACTCTATCTAAAGCAGATGTTGATGACTCAGGGAAGAATGCTGAAGGGGAAGAACAGATTAAGATCAGCAACGCTGCTTCAAGACTGATAAGTAACTGTAAGAGAAAAAGTGGTCTAAATTGTGAGCCTGCCTGCACAGGCCCAAAAAGGGCCGTAAGTACAATTCATTGCAGCAGATTACCTGTTGAAAACAAGAATTTTGGTGGTACCTTCATGCAGATTTTAGATCAACAAAGTCTGCCATTAAAGAATAGTCAAGCATGTGAACCCAGATTTCCTCATGTGTGCCTAAATTCCTGCTGTGTCACTACCAGTAACTTGGATGCAAGTAAAAATAATCGCCTCTTTCCATCTGATTACTGTGAGACACAACagaaattttacattaaaagttGTACAGACTGCGATGGCAATGCTGCACGTGAACATAATATACAAGGCACGCAAGAAGCACACACAatggaaagtatttttttccctAGCATCTCTCCTACTAGCTGCTTTGAGCACCAGCCTTCTTGCCCTGAAAGTAGAGCCCCTTATGAAGGAACTTCATCATCACCTGCAATTATTAGAAAGCCAGTTGACTACTTCCATATCTGCTACAGCAGACTCCTGCATGGGGTGTCATCTTGA
- the LOC112566173 gene encoding probable DNA primase large subunit isoform X2, which produces MAYNTENQLSRLLSCCSIYHTKYLKNWIRLLVGGDPEMSSFFCRAETALFDYWFSSMSEEELNMFLNEACSIMRKDCKRILACPSDFQGDRSSILSVFSSIKHSAGSLKSVIKSYLVQSTEMSILLPFQSVTRLLKKRLVILEKGMAKVASCRLPDVMVEQFYALMKISTKQAKQAHISAIKDDRMRILWIKLKHIYRSKHPTSGKHFYTRHLSLSDIDAMSFTYPLCMKSLLTSLREKHRLQHSARIQLTLFLKEMGLPIHHALAMWQQEYSQDPGAGSKGGHAWQTNYKRYIYNIRHLYGLEGARRNYQAHCCAALQQRLLSCNDEGGCPFSHWDDKHLSAELNNLGMQDTEITQVLELRKTRETLAACSFCLQFTVAKRSRQLLINSNIQLIDKKEKAMTGDKETLLVANHAQSERTGVEHLESDHTLSKADVDDSGKNAEGEEQIKISNAASRLISNCKRKSGLNCEPACTGPKRAVSTIHCSRLPVENKNFGGTFMQILDQQSLPLKNSQACEPRFPHVCLNSCCVTTSNLDASKNNRLFPSDYCETQQKFYIKSCTDCDGNAAREHNIQGTQEAHTMESIFFPSISPTSCFEHQPSCPESRAPYEGTSSSPAIIRKPVDYFHICYSRLLHGVSS; this is translated from the exons ATGGCATATAACACAGAGAACCAGCTGTCTAGACTTTTGAGTTGCTGTTCAATTTACCACactaaatatttgaaaaactggATAAG GCTACTTGTTGGAGGAGATCCAGAAATGTCCTCCTTTTTCTGTAGAGCAGAGACTGCACTCTTTGACTATTGGTTTTCCAGCATGAGTGAGGAAGAGTTAAATATGTTCCTAAATGAAGCCTGCAGCATTATGAGAAAAGACTGCAAAAGAATACTTGCTTGTCCATCAGATTTTCAAGGAGATAGGAGCAGTATACTTTCTGTTTTTAGCAGCATCAAACACTCAGCTGGAAGCTTGAAAAGTGTTATAAAATCTTACTTGGTGCAGTCTACAGAAATGTCTATCTTACTACCCTTCCAGTCTGTGACTAGACTGTTGAAGAAGAGGCTAGTTATCCTAGAAAAAGGCATGGCAAAAGTGGCATCCTGTAGGCTACCTGATGTGATGGTGGAACAGTTCTACGCACTGATGAAGATTTCTACCAAACAAGCAAAGCAGGCACACATTTCTGCTATTAAGGATGACAGAATGAGAATTCTCTGGATAAAGCTGAAG CACATATACAGGAGTAAGCATCCAACATCTGGCAAGCATTTTTATACACGCCATTTGTCACTATCGGATATTGACGCCATGTCTTTTACCTATCCTTTGTGCATGAAAAGCCTTCTGACTTCACTGAGGGAAAAGCATCGTCTTCAGCACAGTGCACGT ATTCAGCTGACCTTATTCCTAAAAGAGATGGGTCTTCCCATTCACCATGCCCTAGCTATGTGGCAGCAGGAGTACAGTCAGGATCCAGGTGCTGGCAGTAAAGGGGGCCATGCATGGCAGACCAATTATAAGCGCTATATCTACAACATTCGGCATCTCTATGGTCTGGAAGGAGCTAGACGAAACTATCAAGCTCACTGCTGCGCTGCCTTGCAG CAAAGATTGCTAAGCTGCAATGATGAAGGAGGCTGTCCATTTTCTCACTGGGATGACAAGCATCTGTCAGCAGAATTGAATAATCTAGGAATGCAGGACACTGAAATCACCCAAGTGTTAGAACTGCGAAAAACTAGAGAAACCTTGGCTGCTTGCTCCTTCTGCCTGCAATTTACTGTTGCAAAGAGAAGTAGACAGTTGCTAATCAACTCTAATATTCAGCTCatagacaaaaaagaaaaggccATGACTGGAGACAAAGAGACATTACTTGTTGCTAACCATGCACAATCTGAAAGGACAGGGGTAGAGCACCTTGAAAGTGATCACACTCTATCTAAAGCAGATGTTGATGACTCAGGGAAGAATGCTGAAGGGGAAGAACAGATTAAGATCAGCAACGCTGCTTCAAGACTGATAAGTAACTGTAAGAGAAAAAGTGGTCTAAATTGTGAGCCTGCCTGCACAGGCCCAAAAAGGGCCGTAAGTACAATTCATTGCAGCAGATTACCTGTTGAAAACAAGAATTTTGGTGGTACCTTCATGCAGATTTTAGATCAACAAAGTCTGCCATTAAAGAATAGTCAAGCATGTGAACCCAGATTTCCTCATGTGTGCCTAAATTCCTGCTGTGTCACTACCAGTAACTTGGATGCAAGTAAAAATAATCGCCTCTTTCCATCTGATTACTGTGAGACACAACagaaattttacattaaaagttGTACAGACTGCGATGGCAATGCTGCACGTGAACATAATATACAAGGCACGCAAGAAGCACACACAatggaaagtatttttttccctAGCATCTCTCCTACTAGCTGCTTTGAGCACCAGCCTTCTTGCCCTGAAAGTAGAGCCCCTTATGAAGGAACTTCATCATCACCTGCAATTATTAGAAAGCCAGTTGACTACTTCCATATCTGCTACAGCAGACTCCTGCATGGGGTGTCATCTTGA